From one Cynocephalus volans isolate mCynVol1 chromosome X, mCynVol1.pri, whole genome shotgun sequence genomic stretch:
- the LOC134368287 gene encoding melanoma-associated antigen B10-like codes for MARGQKGKVRAQEQRRQAREETEDPVGAQATVAEEDKYAPSSSARFKGITQSSLAGTASNPQEPRRARSTTTAAAVSYMSSNENVSNQVEERPRCTQDPEATENFHRGPVDEKVVMLVHYLLYKYEIEEPITKADMMRNVIQIYKKHFPEILRRASEHLELIFRLDIKEADPNRHIYVLINKLDMSYDGSLSDDGGLPKTGLLMTILGVIFMKGNCAAEEQVWEVLNMMRIYDGKKHFIYGEPRKLITKDLVKEKYLEYQQVPSSDPPHYEFLWGPRAHAETSKMKILEFMAKIHNTVPSDFSSYYEEALKDEEERAQARLTARANMSAMASGRSTVMPSSSSQL; via the coding sequence ATGGCTCGAGGTCAAAAGGGTAAAGTCCGTGCCCAGGAACAACGCCGTCAGGCACGAGAAGAGACTGAAGATCCGGTGGGTGCTCAGGCCACTGTAGCAGAGGAAGACAAGTATGCACCCTCTTCTTCTGCTCGTTTCAAGGGTATTACCCAGAGTTCACTTGCTGGGACAGCCAGTAATCCCCAAGAGCCTCGGAGAGCCCGATCTACCACTACTGCTGCAGCTGTTTCATATATGAGCTCTAATGAAAATGTCAGCAACCAAGTGGAGGAAAGGCCAAGATGCACACAAGACCCAGAAGCCACAGAAAACTTCCACAGAGGCCCTGTAGATGAGAAAGTAGTTATGCTGGTGCATTACCTGCTATATAAGTATGAAATTGAAGAGCCCATTACAAAGGCAGATATGATGAGAAATGTAATCCAAATATATAAGAAGCACTTTCCTGAGATTCTGAGGAGAGCTTCTGAGCACTTGGAGCTGATCTTTCGCCTTGACATCAAAGAAGCAGATCCCAATAGGCACATCTATGTCCTCATCAACAAACTGGATATGAGCTATGATGGAAGCCTGAGTGATGACGGAGGTTTGCCCAAGACAGGCCTGCTGATGACTATCCTGGGCGTGATCTTCATGAAGGGCAATTGCGCTGCTGAGGAGCAAGTCTGGGAAGTGTTAAATATGATGAGAATATATGATGGGAAGAAGCACTTCATCTATGGGGAGCCCAGGAAACTCATCACCAAAGATCTGGTGAAGGAAAAGTACCTGGAGTACCAACAGGTACCCAGCAGTGATCCTCCACACTATGAATTCCTGTGGGGTCCAAGAGCCCACGCTGAAACAAGCAAGATGAAAATTCTCGAGTTTATGGCCAAGATCCATAATACAGTTCCCAGTGACTTTTCATCCTATTATGAAGAGGCTTTGAAAGATGAGGAAGAGAGAGCCCAAGCCAGACTCACAGCCAGGGCTAACATGAGTGCCATGGCCAGTGGACGTTCCACGGTCATGCCCAGCAGTTCCTCCCAGCTCTAG